In Calditrichota bacterium, the sequence GAAGCCCTCTGAATCATTTTGTTTTTATTGAAAAAGGCGAAACAAACCTTGCGAAGGTTTTTTTGGCCCTCGCAAGGTTTTTTTTCAACAGAATCTATTTAATGACGGCAAATTTTCCAATTTTCTTTCCCCAGGGCGAATCCACATGGTAAATGTAAATTCCGTAGGCAATATCCAGACCATCCTTCGAAAGCAAATCCCAGGATTCGGACCCATCCGTAAGAGGAGAATCGTGTCTGATCGTATCCACCAGATACCCGCTGACGGTGTAAATGCGAATGGTGCATTTCTGCGGCAAATGGGTAAAATAAAGCTTTCGTTCTCCTCTGCCCCACGACGAGGAGGTGGGTTTTTCCCACGAAGCGGTAATCACATACGGATCGGGTACCACCGCAATTTTACTCAAATCGTTCTGCGTCGGCTTTCGGGATGATTCGCCCACAATCGTGAAACTAAATACGTCATCCTTTCGGAAGGGCTTTTTGGTCACCAGATCAAACACATCTCCTTCCCCGGGAGGATGATTTCCATTCGGATAGGTTGTGTCAATTTCTGTGGGATACCCGTTCTGGTCGAAAACCGTATCGATTTCCATCGGTGGTCCCACATTCAAGAGTTTCCAGCTGGGGCGCTTGTCCATCCCATACAGGCTTCTCGCCGGATCGGGTGCAATAATGATGATTGCATCGCCAATCGTAAAACTCTTGCTGCGGTCATTGTCTTCAATGGCAAATTCCACTTTGCAGCTGTCCGTCAGATTCCAGATGGTAAACGGAACGGGCAGAACCGGAAATCCCAGATAGCCAATCGAGGTATCTGCAATGGAATTGTGAAATTTAATTTCATAATCGGCCGGAAATTTGACGTTCAGCCGTTTAAACATATCGCCCTTTTTCTCCTCCAGGCCGATATCGAACTGATAATTGGTCTGGCTGCCTTCCTTCCAACCGGTGCGGGAGGCCATGGTATCGACCGTGCCATCGTTAAACAGGTGAAGAACAAAGCCCGGCAAAATGGGGCTTTCGGCCCCCGGATAAATCTCAGTATTGTGACTGATTAATAGGCTGTCTGCTGTCAGGTCGGTTACGGAATAGCTGGTCGTTAACCTCTGGAAGGTTGTGTCCGTAAATGTAATCCGATAGGTGTGATTATCTTGAACCTTTTGGGGGTCTAAAATGAAAATGTCAATTTTTCCGGTCGCCGGGCCGGTGTGGGAAATTTGCCCGTCTTTCAGATGAGGAGCCACATATCCGGCCGAAGGCGCTTCCGGCGTCACCATTGCCGTATTGATATCGAATTTGAGTTCTCCCGTGGATTGCTGGGTAATACTGGCCGTGCATTCGGAAGGAGGAATTCCAATATTGACAACCCGGTGCCAGGGGTTGTTTTTCGTATAGTCAACCCGTGCATATCCGGAGTCGTAGGAAACAATGGCGTAATAATAGGTTTGTCCGTTTTGCACCGTACTGTCAATATAGGTATGGCGTAGCCCCGTATCCGAACCGAGATCGAAGTGAATGCCATTGTAACCCACCGGAAACGGCCCTGTTTTTCCGTCTTTTACATCGTATTTTGCCAGAGGCTTGTGATAAAAGGGATTTCCGTAGGTATCCGTAATCGTCCAGTTTTCGAGAAAATGGGGTTCGGTAGAGCGGTAGATTTCATACCCCTCAAAATCGTTCGCTCTTAAAAAGCGGTCGTATGATTTTTCCGCTTTTCGATCCCAGTACAGGATCACCTTTCCGTCTCCCGCAACGGCGTGAAGCGTTGGTTTGAGCGGGGGTTCGGCAAAGCGGTAGTTGCTGTTGTAAATATTTTGAACGGTTTGCTTGGTTCGGGCCAGATCATCAAAATCCTGTCCGAAAAGCAGCGCAATTGAAAATCGCTCCGTTTGTCCCGGTTTCATGGGAAAGGGACCGGAAGCAAAATAGTTGGCCAGATTGGGGGGTTTGAGAATTTCAGAATGGGGCGGCGGAGCCTGAATAAATGATTTCCAATCCCGCTCATCCTGTGTCCAGATGTAATAGTGCACCGGGAAAATGCGCCATCCGGTTAGCCCGATTTGATCGGACTCGTTCAGATCAGTGATTCCAAAGTCGGGCTCACCCTGATCCGGGCGTCCGTTTCCCTGGGTTCCGTCGGCATCCGGGCCGGTATACCCCTCATCGAAGGGCCCGATGCCGTCTGTTCCCACATCGTCATTAAGAGGTTCGTTGGAATCCCATTTTCCATTGTGATTGAGATCTGTGTAGGGGATCCAGTTCCCGTTCTCATCCCCTTCCCAGTGCCAGCGGCTTTGAATGCCCTTGCTGCGATCAATCTGACCCGTCTGATCGTAATAGCCCACAGGGCCGTAGATGTAAGAGCCCGCATCGTTGTCCCGTCTTTCGTCAATGATTCCATCATCATCGTCATCTTTTCCGTTTGTCGAATTTCCGGGGCTTTCCAGGAACGCCATTCCGACATATCCTACAGGCCCCCAATTCCCCGGGGAGCCGAGGCCGTTTAAATCCCAGGCATACGCCATGTCCAGTTCCAAATCATAGTCACCGATATCATCCGCCCCATCGGCCGTCCCCCCGATTCCATAATCGATAAATTCAACAAACATCACGGAGTCATAATCGGTTGTTCCGATATTGGTAATATCGTAGAGCCAGAACAGGGTATTCTGGGCCAGAACATTCGACCATTGAAACGCCCGAACGGCAACCTGCATTCCCAATCCGCCGCGGGACGTGTCCGTGGAATCGGGGTAAAATTCGTATTTTTTGTCCGTGTTGTCATCCATTCGATAATAGGTTTCCAACTGGGCGTTTTTGACGCCTTTACCGAAATACCCGTTCCAGTATCCCGGCCAGCCCGGATCCGTGGGGTCTCCCATTCGATCGGGCCAGAAGGCGGGCCAGGTGTTGGGATCATCGCTGAGTGCCGGCGAGTCCTGATTGGGATTCGCATAACCCGGCAGGGGGGTCCAACCCCAGATTTTTCCGGTGGGCGAAACCTTGTTGTCCTCGCGGTAATTTGTTTCCAGCGGGTGAATCCGTTTGCCGTGAATATCATTGGCGGCAGCCTGAACGATCATGCAAATTCCGTCGATATACGTGTGCCCGTTTTGACCCTTGGGCCACTCTCCCGAATGAGGCCAGGGGTAGTGCCCCACTTCCCCGTGGTTTGAAAAGGGAATGAGTATTTGATTCCCGTTTAACCATCCCCATTTGTCATAAAGCTCATTGCCCTTGTGACGGTCAATTACGTACTGAGCGGACACAACGGACGCCCAAACACTCATTGCAAATACGATTATGAACAAAAAGAATGAAATCTTTTTTGACATGGCTCGATCCTTCTATTCAACTGATATCATTAATCGACACTAATTTTTACACCCATAATCACCTGCCGGGGCGCGGAATACCAATCGGGACGTTTTAGATACTCATTCAGGGTGTTAACCCCCCGAATATTCGTATTTGTATAAAAAGATTGTAATGAATAATCCGCCCGACCCGTGTCCGAATACACATTGAGTTCGTTCTTTCGATCAAAGAGGTTATAAACTCTAAGATACAGCGAATAGGTCAACCCCATCACGTGAATATTTTTGTAGCCGTAGAGATCAAAATTAACAAACGGCGGTTTGTTGGCACTGTTAGCAACAGATAACCGGATATTTTGATAGGTAGGGGTATAAGGCAAGCCGCTGCCCAATTTGCCAATAACCGACAGATTCCACGAGTTAACCGAACCCACCGAAACCGTAAGATTCAGGCTGTGGCGCCTGTCCCAGTCCAACGGCACGAATTGCTTGGTCGGTTCGATATTATTTTGTTTGTCCCAAAATGCCGTATTGGGATCGGAGGCGTCGCCCTTTGCAATTTGAAAGGTGTAATCCAGGGAAGCTGAAATTCCGTGGGTCGGGCGCTGATCAAAAGCCACTGTGATGCCTCTGACATTGGCATAATCCCGGTTAACATACCGCGCGTACTGGCGCCCTACAATGTACAGTTGTTCAATCTCAGTTCCCAGCCAATTTCGAATATCTTTGTAGTAGGTCGTAAATGTCAATCCCAGATTATCTGTCAGCTGCTGCTGCAAGCCAATCTCATAAATAACGGTTTTTTGAGGCTTTAAATCCGGATTTCCCATGGCATTCAACTGACTGTGAGGCATGGGATCCAGAGGGGTTGACTGGCCGGGGAAAACCTCAAATTCCGGATTCGTGTAGAGATATTCAAAATTGGGCATTTGAAAGAAAAATCCGTAGGATACGTGAATGACTCCCCGATCGGAAATCGGATAAGCAATCCCAAAACGCGGACTGAGCTGTTTTTTGGGGGTTGCCTTTTTGTACCAGAATTTCTTTCGTTCCTCTAATGTGTAGGGGGTCTGTTTTTCAAATGGAAGATTGGGGTTGTAGTTTTTGTACTTATGTTGGGGTAAAATCGGCTCGTAGATATTGGTGTCGCGCGGATCTCTGGGATAAGACGCATTTGAATTGAAATAATCAAATCTCAGGCCCAGATTGACAATCATGTCCCTGAATTCCATTTTGTCCTGGGCGTAACCGGAAAAACTGTAGGGGTAATGCTGGTACTCGTTGTTGTTCCAGGCCCAAATCGGGTTGAGCGCCGGTTTCCAGTTCGTCTGCCGATCCATGCGAATTTCAAATTCGTGCAGATACAATTCATAGGATTGGGCTTCCAGACCCACTTTAATCTGATTCTCCTTGTTCACCTGACTGGTTAAATCGAACTTGGCCACATAGCTTTTGGTGTTGCGATGAAACTGCCAGGTGTGCATCCCTCCGGTATAAAATGCATTTCCACTGACCTGCAATAATCGGGCGGGATTCACAAACCGGGGATCCAATGGATCCTTGAAAACGTACTGATCGTATTTATTGAAGGAGTGAGAAAGTCGCAGCGATGAAAATGTTCTTTCCGAAAACACATGTGTCCAGATCATGTATTCCGTGTAGTTTAGCTTCCGTCGTTTGTAATCGCCGTCGGGATCATATTTGAAACGATGGTCATATTCTTTGTATTTTCGTCGCTCATAAAGAATATTATAGGATATTTTATTGTTGGCGGATAAATGGAAGGTCATTTTTGCCAAACCCGAAATACGAAAGTTGGGATTCATGGGCACCATTTTATTGTCGCCGCTTTGCTGAATATACCACTTGGAACGATCCTCACTCAGCAGATTGGATGAATCTGACGGAACAAAACGCCTTTGCCCATACAGCCATCCCTCATTATTGTAGATTCTGGACGTTGCAAAATAGCCCAATTTTCCTTTGGTCTTGGGGACGCTTCCTTCCAGTGTCCCCTCGATGGAATAGGTGCTTAAAGGACTGATGGATCCGATATTCATAAAAAGGTCTTTATGCGTGCTGACATAATCTCCCGAATAGAGATTGAGACTGCCCGTTGTTTTTCCTCCTCCGCTTTTTGTAACAATATTCACCACCCCGGACATGGCCTGCCCATATTCGGCATTAAATGTACCGCTGATGACTTCCAGCTCCTGGACGGCATTGTTTTCAATATTTACACCCGCCGCCCCGGAAAAGGCATCATTAATCGGAACTCCATCCACCATGTAAGCCACCTCTCCCAATCGCCCACCGCGAAAATGGCCATTGACCACGCCCGCCTGCAGATTCACCACATCGTGTACCTCTTCAACGGGAAGCTGTGCAATCCTGTCTGCTCCAATCGATTGAGAAGTCGAGGTAAGATCCATCCGCACCAGGGGTTTTGTGGCCACAATTGTGACCGCCTGCCCCTTTAAGGCAGTCGGCACCAATGAAAAATTGGCATGGCTTGTAAAATCAACATTAACAATGATATTTTTCAAAATAGACGACTTATATCCAATCATATCGGCTCGCAGTGTGTACCGCCCGGGAGGGATGTTTAAAATCATGAATTCGCCCTTCTCGTCGGTTGCGGCTCCCATTTGTGTGCCTTCAACAATAATATTCACCCCGATCAACGGTTCGCCAGTGGAAGCATCTTTAACCTTTCCGACAATCTTGCCGGTCGTTCCCGCATGGAGAGGCGTGGCCCCTAAATAAAGTAGAATGAAAACGATGATAGATATCCCATAAAAACCTAATCCGCCGACGGCGGATTTAACCCTGTTTGATTGGTACTCCCGTTTCCTGCCTGTTTTTAAAGATGTCAGGGAGCAAGATTCTAATCTTCTCATGGGTTATTTTCTCCTTTTATGAAACGTCGTGCCAGCGTAATACAACAGATTCGCCATATTAAAACTGGAAATGCAACGTATCTGCTTCCGGCAAACCAAAACAGTTCTTATTAACTGTTGAGGGCTTAATCCAATCGTTCGTTGCTTAGCAATTCAGTTCTTTTTAACAAAATACGCTCCTTCCTGCCCCCCCGGGGGAGTTCAAAAGAAGCTGTGTCCCATTTTCAGAAGGGCCACTTTTCCCACAAAAAACCAGGTGAACCCTATCTTTTATGATGTCGTATTTTACAGCACCAATTTATGAATAATTCGGGGTAAAAAAAAGATAAAAAAAGGTCTGCGGAGGTAAACTCCGCAGACCGTTTTTGAAACTACTTCATGAGTGTCATTTTTTTGACGAAACTATAATCCTTGGTTTGTAATTTGTAAAAGTAAATTCCGCTGGGCAGGCTTTCACCTGTTTCCGACTTACCATTCCACAAAACCTGATACGTTCCGGCCGCCTGGGTTTTATTAACAAGCGTTGTAATCTTTTGTCCCATAACATTGTAAATGGAGACATTCACGTGAGTGATCTTCGGCAACTGGTACGTGATTTCCGTGGTTGGATTGAAGGGATTGGGATAATTCTGGAACAATGCATATTTCGTGGGAAGCGTGGTTTTGGAATTGGCCAGAGGCGATTCCTTTACCGCCGTCGGGATAAAGGTTAATTCTTCGACGGAGAAGTCATCGAACCAGGCATAGCCCATGGAGGCATTGTTAAACCGGGCTCTCACCGAAATCCCGACTGCCTCTTCCGGCGCCTTCGATATCGCCATGTACTCCGTCCAACCCGACGATGAATCCCGCTGCGCTATGTACAAAAACTGATCGTTCATGTTCGCCCACGACGTCTGCCAGCCTGCCTTGTGGTAAAAGAAACACAAGTTGATCCGATCCGCTACGTAATCCCCCGTTATATTGCTCGCTATGTACTTGTCATCGGTGTTCACACTGTCCGTCTTTACCCACACCGAGATCTTGTAGTAATGTCCCGCCTTGATCCCGCCGGCAGGCACCGAGTAAAATACCATCTCATCACTGTCCGTGTCACGCTCCACCAACTCTGCCGAATGCGTCCCGGAATGCGCCACATTGTCCACATACAGCGCCTTCCCCTTGTCCGGCCCCGCCGTCCACATCATCCAGCCCGCCGGCGTCTCCGCATTCCCCCCAAACATCCCGGCCGACCACGGCGACGAACTCAACGCTATGTCATCAAACCACACCGTCCCCGTCGCTTCCTTGCCCATCGTTAACTCACAGACCGCCGAATCCGCCGTGTCCGGTAACGCTACGTACGTGTACACCGTGTCCCAGTCCGCCTTCGTCCCAACACTCTGATCAATCGGTATGAACTGCGGCGAAACCAGCTCCACCCCGTTCTTGTAAAACTTGTACGTAAACCCAATCCGCTGATCATCATTCGTCGGATTCGTGTTCACATTCTCCGTCTTGTACCACCCCCCTATCTTGTACAATAACGGCTTCATCCCATTCCACAAATACTGCGCAAAATTGTCCGACTGCCAGCCCACCGCCTGCGAACTCGCCGATGGCTTCACGATCTTGAACGACCGATAGTACGTGTGCGCCGCATCTTCCGCCCAAATACACTGCGCCCCCCCGTCTCCATTGCCTATCGCATGATAGAAAAACGGCTCGTCTATCTCCAAATCCCCATTGTAAATTAAATTAGTTCCTCCCTGGGCAAATGTCAAGCCCGAAAAAAACAACAGGGTAAGAACTGCTCCCAAAAAAATGGTCCAATTTCTTTTGACGTTCATTGCTGCCTCCTTTGTAATGGTTGGTTACATAAACAACTCTTTTTACGAATGGATGGGATTTTCCACTCACCTCCTTTCCGATTATTTTTGGTTCTTCCCTATCTTAACAATGTGTCATCCCCCAATAATAACCGTTAGTCACATTCCAAATCCGAAAACGCAATTTCAGCCTATTTATCCGGTTTCAAAAAATAGGTTTTACCCCCCTGCAATCTAAATATCTTTTTGTTTTTATCAGCCTTAACATTTTTGATCTTATTGTGCTGGTCATCATAAATTGTTGGCAAGTTAGTTCCGGAAAGCTCGACCCAAACCCGGTTGTTTTCTGTTCCGGCAAGAGAAAAACTNNNNNNNNNNNNNNNNNNNNNNNNNNNNNNNNNNNNNNNNNNNNNNNNNNNNNNNNNNNNNNNNNNNNNNNNNGCCTCGACAGCAAATGTAATCGGCCCCCCTGCGCCGTAAATCTGTTGTCCGATAAGGCCGCTTTTCGACCGCCCTTCACGCAAATCCTCCAGCGGAATATACAGGGAAAGATCATTGCGTGTAACGCTCTGATATGCAGTCGGGTGAGACGTCATGGCGTCTTTTGGCAGAAACGGCGGCAGAGCATATTTAAGTGTATATAATGTATACCGATAAAATTCGGCAATGAACTGATTAATAGATTTGGGGATCTTGTTTTGAACCAGGTTTACATATTCCCTCAGATAATTCCATACCTCATACTGTTCTTTCATTGTGATCACACCACTGTGCATCATCGGACTAAGG encodes:
- a CDS encoding TonB-dependent receptor, producing MRRLESCSLTSLKTGRKREYQSNRVKSAVGGLGFYGISIIVFILLYLGATPLHAGTTGKIVGKVKDASTGEPLIGVNIIVEGTQMGAATDEKGEFMILNIPPGRYTLRADMIGYKSSILKNIIVNVDFTSHANFSLVPTALKGQAVTIVATKPLVRMDLTSTSQSIGADRIAQLPVEEVHDVVNLQAGVVNGHFRGGRLGEVAYMVDGVPINDAFSGAAGVNIENNAVQELEVISGTFNAEYGQAMSGVVNIVTKSGGGKTTGSLNLYSGDYVSTHKDLFMNIGSISPLSTYSIEGTLEGSVPKTKGKLGYFATSRIYNNEGWLYGQRRFVPSDSSNLLSEDRSKWYIQQSGDNKMVPMNPNFRISGLAKMTFHLSANNKISYNILYERRKYKEYDHRFKYDPDGDYKRRKLNYTEYMIWTHVFSERTFSSLRLSHSFNKYDQYVFKDPLDPRFVNPARLLQVSGNAFYTGGMHTWQFHRNTKSYVAKFDLTSQVNKENQIKVGLEAQSYELYLHEFEIRMDRQTNWKPALNPIWAWNNNEYQHYPYSFSGYAQDKMEFRDMIVNLGLRFDYFNSNASYPRDPRDTNIYEPILPQHKYKNYNPNLPFEKQTPYTLEERKKFWYKKATPKKQLSPRFGIAYPISDRGVIHVSYGFFFQMPNFEYLYTNPEFEVFPGQSTPLDPMPHSQLNAMGNPDLKPQKTVIYEIGLQQQLTDNLGLTFTTYYKDIRNWLGTEIEQLYIVGRQYARYVNRDYANVRGITVAFDQRPTHGISASLDYTFQIAKGDASDPNTAFWDKQNNIEPTKQFVPLDWDRRHSLNLTVSVGSVNSWNLSVIGKLGSGLPYTPTYQNIRLSVANSANKPPFVNFDLYGYKNIHVMGLTYSLYLRVYNLFDRKNELNVYSDTGRADYSLQSFYTNTNIRGVNTLNEYLKRPDWYSAPRQVIMGVKISVD
- a CDS encoding T9SS type A sorting domain-containing protein; protein product: MNVKRNWTIFLGAVLTLLFFSGLTFAQGGTNLIYNGDLEIDEPFFYHAIGNGDGGAQCIWAEDAAHTYYRSFKIVKPSASSQAVGWQSDNFAQYLWNGMKPLLYKIGGWYKTENVNTNPTNDDQRIGFTYKFYKNGVELVSPQFIPIDQSVGTKADWDTVYTYVALPDTADSAVCELTMGKEATGTVWFDDIALSSSPWSAGMFGGNAETPAGWMMWTAGPDKGKALYVDNVAHSGTHSAELVERDTDSDEMVFYSVPAGGIKAGHYYKISVWVKTDSVNTDDKYIASNITGDYVADRINLCFFYHKAGWQTSWANMNDQFLYIAQRDSSSGWTEYMAISKAPEEAVGISVRARFNNASMGYAWFDDFSVEELTFIPTAVKESPLANSKTTLPTKYALFQNYPNPFNPTTEITYQLPKITHVNVSIYNVMGQKITTLVNKTQAAGTYQVLWNGKSETGESLPSGIYFYKLQTKDYSFVKKMTLMK